The proteins below come from a single Sorghum bicolor cultivar BTx623 chromosome 4, Sorghum_bicolor_NCBIv3, whole genome shotgun sequence genomic window:
- the LOC110435065 gene encoding aldose 1-epimerase-like isoform X1: MARAEMLRLALCLVASALAATGAGGARKTIGVYELRHGDFSVKITNWGTTIMSVILPDSKGNLADVVLGKDTIAEYINDTSFFGPVAGRVAGRIARGRFVLDGKVYHLDINDGRNTLQGGGRGFNKVIWTVKEYVAGGDSPYVTLYYRSFDGEQGFPGDLDVYVTYRLSPYELGVHMNATALGRATPVNLLQHTYWNLGGHGAGDVLGHTLRLHASRYTPLDAEMLPSSGRGAAPVAGTPFDFLAPTPIGARIRGVVGGRVPGYDANYVVDGEPGEMRPVARALDGASGRALELWGNQPAMQLYTANWLNHTKGKGGAVYERYGGFCLETQGYPDAVNHPEFPSQIVRPGQVYRHDMVFKFSF, translated from the exons ATGGCGAGAGCTGAGATGCTCCGCCTCGCGCTGTGCCTCGTGGCCTCCGCACTGGCCGCCACCGGTGCCGGCGGAGCGAGGAAGACGATTGGGGTGTACGAGCTCAGGCATGGGGATTTCTCCGTCAAGATCACCAACTGGGGCACCACGATCATGTCGGTCATTCTCCCCGACTCCAAAG GGAACTTGGCTGATGTCGTCCTTGGCAAGGACACTATCGCTGAATACATT AACGACACTTCTTTCTTCGGCCCGGTGGCCGGGCGCGTAGCAGGGAGAATTGCCAGGGGCCGGTTCGTCCTCGACGGGAAAGTATACCATCTGGACATCAACGACGGCAGGAATACGCTTCAAG GTGGCGGCAGAGGATTCAACAAAGTCATCTGGACGGTGAAGGAGTACGTCGCCGGCGGCGACTCCCCGTACGTCACCCTATACTATCGCAGCTTCGACGGAGAGCAAG GTTTCCCGGGTGACCTGGACGTGTACGTGACGTACCGTCTGTCGCCGTACGAGCTGGGCGTGCACATGAACGCGACGGCGCTGGGCAGGGCGACGCCGGTGAACCTCCTGCAGCACACGTACTGGAACCTGGGCGGGCACGGCGCCGGCGACGTGCTGGGCCACACGCTCCGGCTCCACGCGTCGCGCTACACCCCGCTGGACGCCGAGATGCTGCCGTCGTCGGGCCGCGGCGCCGCGCCCGTCGCCGGCACGCCCTTCGACTTCCTCGCGCCGACGCCCATCGGCGCGCGCATCCGCGGCGTCGTCGGGGGCCGCGTGCCCGGGTACGACGCCAACTACGTCGTCGATGGGGAGCCCGGCGAGATGCGGCCCGTGGCACGGGCCTTGGACGGCGCGTCCGGCAGGGCGCTGGAGCTGTGGGGCAACCAGCCGGCGATGCAGCTCTACACGGCCAACTGGCTCAACCACACCAAGGGGAAAGGCGGCGCGGTGTACGAGCGGTACGGGGGGTTCTGCCTGGAGACGCAGGGGTACCCCGACGCCGTGAACCACCCTGAGTTCCCGTCGCAGATCGTCAGGCCTGGCCAGGTGTACAGGCACGACATGGTCTTCAAGTTCTCGTTCTAG
- the LOC110434636 gene encoding uncharacterized protein LOC110434636 has translation MHQSFSTYDQAWDAFKKHFTVAVADGIEPVIVSPVTRSPRQQQQQGSSSAQRLSTSYWCQPVSPDEPTMSPVTRRRETLRQQQQLASCSAHSLSTSHAVEGSSVAPQEAHYVESYLDALEQENAALKQENADLCRQLQEYKEQKDKMEAELHECLITMMKKVKT, from the exons ATGCACCAGAGCTTTTCCACATACGACCAAGCCTGGGACGCTTTCAAGAAACATTTCACTGTTGCTGTTGCAGATGGAATTGAGCCTGTCATTGTCTCTCCTGTGACTAG GTCACCcaggcagcagcaacagcaaggcAGCAGTTCGGCACAGAGGCTCAGCACCTCCTATTGGTGCCAGCCTGTCTCTCCGGATGAGCCAACAATGTCTCCAGTGACTAG AAGAAGGGAAACActcaggcagcagcagcagctagcaaGCTGTTCGGCACACAGTCTCAGCACCTCACATGCAGTGGAGGGTAGCAGTGTTGCCCCTCAGGAAGCACATTACGTGGAGTCTTACCTGGATGCATTGGAGCAGGAGAACGCTGCATTGAAGCAGGAGAACGCTGACTTGTGCAGGCAACTTCAGGAATACAAGGAACAGAAGGACAAGATGGAAGCTGAACTTCATGAGTGTTTGATCACGATGATGAAGAAAGTGAAAACATAG
- the LOC8059078 gene encoding aldose 1-epimerase isoform X1 yields the protein MARAEMLRLALCLVASALAATGAGGARKTIGVYELRHGDFSVKITNWGTTIMSVILPDSKGNLADVVLGKDTIAEYINDTSFFGPVAGRVAGRIARGRFVLDGKVYHLDINDGRNTLQGGGRGFNKVIWTVKEYVAGGDSPYVTLYYRSFDGEQGFPGDLDVYVTYRLSPYELGVHMNATALGRATPVNLLQHTYWNLGGHGAGDVLGHTLRLHASRYTPLDAEMLPSSGRGAAPVAGTPFDFLAPTTVGARIRGVVGGRVLGYDANYVVDGEPGEMRPVARALDGASGRTLELWGNQPAMQLYTANWLNHTKGKGGAVYERYAGFCLETQGYPDAVNHPEFPSQIIRPGQVYRHDMVFKFSF from the exons ATGGCGAGAGCTGAGATGCTCCGCCTCGCGCTGTGCCTCGTGGCCTCCGCACTGGCCGCCACCGGTGCCGGCGGAGCGAGGAAGACGATTGGGGTGTACGAGCTCAGGCATGGGGATTTCTCCGTCAAGATCACCAACTGGGGCACCACGATCATGTCGGTCATTCTCCCCGACTCCAAAG GGAACTTGGCTGATGTCGTCCTTGGCAAGGACACTATCGCTGAATACATT AACGACACTTCTTTCTTCGGCCCGGTGGCCGGGCGCGTAGCAGGGAGAATTGCCAGGGGCCGGTTCGTCCTCGACGGGAAAGTATACCATCTGGACATCAACGACGGCAGGAATACGCTTCAAG GTGGCGGCAGAGGATTCAACAAAGTCATCTGGACGGTGAAGGAGTACGTCGCCGGCGGCGACTCCCCGTACGTCACCCTATACTATCGCAGCTTCGACGGAGAGCAAG GTTTCCCGGGTGACCTGGACGTGTACGTGACGTACCGTCTGTCGCCGTACGAGCTGGGCGTGCACATGAACGCGACGGCGCTGGGCAGGGCGACGCCGGTGAACCTCCTGCAGCACACGTACTGGAACCTGGGCGGGCACGGCGCCGGCGACGTGCTGGGCCACACGCTCCGGCTCCACGCGTCGCGCTACACCCCGCTGGACGCCGAGATGCTGCCGTCGTCGGGCCGCGGCGCCGCGCCCGTCGCCGGCACGCCCTTCGACTTCCTCGCGCCGACGACCGTCGGCGCGCGCATCCGCGGCGTCGTGGGGGGGCGCGTGCTCGGGTACGACGCCAACTACGTCGTCGATGGGGAGCCCGGCGAGATGCGGCCCGTGGCACGGGCCCTGGACGGCGCGTCCGGCAGGACGCTGGAGCTGTGGGGCAACCAGCCGGCGATGCAGCTCTATACGGCCAACTGGCTCAACCACACCAAGGGGAAAGGCGGCGCGGTGTACGAGCGGTACGCGGGGTTCTGCCTGGAGACGCAGGGGTACCCCGACGCCGTGAACCACCCTGAGTTCCCGTCGCAGATCATCAGGCCTGGCCAGGTGTACAGGCACGACATGGTCTTCAAGTTCTCGTTCTAG
- the LOC8059078 gene encoding aldose 1-epimerase isoform X2, whose translation MGISPSRSPTGAPRSCRSFSPTPKNDTSFFGPVAGRVAGRIARGRFVLDGKVYHLDINDGRNTLQGGGRGFNKVIWTVKEYVAGGDSPYVTLYYRSFDGEQGFPGDLDVYVTYRLSPYELGVHMNATALGRATPVNLLQHTYWNLGGHGAGDVLGHTLRLHASRYTPLDAEMLPSSGRGAAPVAGTPFDFLAPTTVGARIRGVVGGRVLGYDANYVVDGEPGEMRPVARALDGASGRTLELWGNQPAMQLYTANWLNHTKGKGGAVYERYAGFCLETQGYPDAVNHPEFPSQIIRPGQVYRHDMVFKFSF comes from the exons ATGGGGATTTCTCCGTCAAGATCACCAACTGGGGCACCACGATCATGTCGGTCATTCTCCCCGACTCCAAAG AACGACACTTCTTTCTTCGGCCCGGTGGCCGGGCGCGTAGCAGGGAGAATTGCCAGGGGCCGGTTCGTCCTCGACGGGAAAGTATACCATCTGGACATCAACGACGGCAGGAATACGCTTCAAG GTGGCGGCAGAGGATTCAACAAAGTCATCTGGACGGTGAAGGAGTACGTCGCCGGCGGCGACTCCCCGTACGTCACCCTATACTATCGCAGCTTCGACGGAGAGCAAG GTTTCCCGGGTGACCTGGACGTGTACGTGACGTACCGTCTGTCGCCGTACGAGCTGGGCGTGCACATGAACGCGACGGCGCTGGGCAGGGCGACGCCGGTGAACCTCCTGCAGCACACGTACTGGAACCTGGGCGGGCACGGCGCCGGCGACGTGCTGGGCCACACGCTCCGGCTCCACGCGTCGCGCTACACCCCGCTGGACGCCGAGATGCTGCCGTCGTCGGGCCGCGGCGCCGCGCCCGTCGCCGGCACGCCCTTCGACTTCCTCGCGCCGACGACCGTCGGCGCGCGCATCCGCGGCGTCGTGGGGGGGCGCGTGCTCGGGTACGACGCCAACTACGTCGTCGATGGGGAGCCCGGCGAGATGCGGCCCGTGGCACGGGCCCTGGACGGCGCGTCCGGCAGGACGCTGGAGCTGTGGGGCAACCAGCCGGCGATGCAGCTCTATACGGCCAACTGGCTCAACCACACCAAGGGGAAAGGCGGCGCGGTGTACGAGCGGTACGCGGGGTTCTGCCTGGAGACGCAGGGGTACCCCGACGCCGTGAACCACCCTGAGTTCCCGTCGCAGATCATCAGGCCTGGCCAGGTGTACAGGCACGACATGGTCTTCAAGTTCTCGTTCTAG
- the LOC110435065 gene encoding aldose 1-epimerase-like isoform X2 — translation MGISPSRSPTGAPRSCRSFSPTPKNDTSFFGPVAGRVAGRIARGRFVLDGKVYHLDINDGRNTLQGGGRGFNKVIWTVKEYVAGGDSPYVTLYYRSFDGEQGFPGDLDVYVTYRLSPYELGVHMNATALGRATPVNLLQHTYWNLGGHGAGDVLGHTLRLHASRYTPLDAEMLPSSGRGAAPVAGTPFDFLAPTPIGARIRGVVGGRVPGYDANYVVDGEPGEMRPVARALDGASGRALELWGNQPAMQLYTANWLNHTKGKGGAVYERYGGFCLETQGYPDAVNHPEFPSQIVRPGQVYRHDMVFKFSF, via the exons ATGGGGATTTCTCCGTCAAGATCACCAACTGGGGCACCACGATCATGTCGGTCATTCTCCCCGACTCCAAAG AACGACACTTCTTTCTTCGGCCCGGTGGCCGGGCGCGTAGCAGGGAGAATTGCCAGGGGCCGGTTCGTCCTCGACGGGAAAGTATACCATCTGGACATCAACGACGGCAGGAATACGCTTCAAG GTGGCGGCAGAGGATTCAACAAAGTCATCTGGACGGTGAAGGAGTACGTCGCCGGCGGCGACTCCCCGTACGTCACCCTATACTATCGCAGCTTCGACGGAGAGCAAG GTTTCCCGGGTGACCTGGACGTGTACGTGACGTACCGTCTGTCGCCGTACGAGCTGGGCGTGCACATGAACGCGACGGCGCTGGGCAGGGCGACGCCGGTGAACCTCCTGCAGCACACGTACTGGAACCTGGGCGGGCACGGCGCCGGCGACGTGCTGGGCCACACGCTCCGGCTCCACGCGTCGCGCTACACCCCGCTGGACGCCGAGATGCTGCCGTCGTCGGGCCGCGGCGCCGCGCCCGTCGCCGGCACGCCCTTCGACTTCCTCGCGCCGACGCCCATCGGCGCGCGCATCCGCGGCGTCGTCGGGGGCCGCGTGCCCGGGTACGACGCCAACTACGTCGTCGATGGGGAGCCCGGCGAGATGCGGCCCGTGGCACGGGCCTTGGACGGCGCGTCCGGCAGGGCGCTGGAGCTGTGGGGCAACCAGCCGGCGATGCAGCTCTACACGGCCAACTGGCTCAACCACACCAAGGGGAAAGGCGGCGCGGTGTACGAGCGGTACGGGGGGTTCTGCCTGGAGACGCAGGGGTACCCCGACGCCGTGAACCACCCTGAGTTCCCGTCGCAGATCGTCAGGCCTGGCCAGGTGTACAGGCACGACATGGTCTTCAAGTTCTCGTTCTAG
- the LOC8080377 gene encoding uncharacterized protein LOC8080377, which translates to MARKKNRIVAGNEDEEVSGNEDGEVSRNEDEEYKDDGGNQDEDDDGGHQDEDKQTKGKKKKCNIGSHCEPNSIIKAVDALSDSAKSVVRASGFGAFLRMDITTLYSIDTIMYLMNNCDVSSDGESFTVVVSEDNQIEVTPEFVKECFGIPDGDKSLEDHWGNEYNKFWQRMKDLGYAVTAKVNSRGKIQENKKLPITEIIEYIKTVKDKHSEARAFFMILLCKMLLPTQSNVPTPQHVGMCSYIDEAKSYNWCKYICQNLKSKISTWKQREKQPSKIEGCALLLLMCLHQALKPQLALDGTQADPLINRYNDKTIAKLVKGMNLRQEVVKHKDNIVKKPVQKPASRKQKVVPLPATKGPSKNLEDHIIEIASVQHFLNESEVDKDEEGILLKEMKSCQDKLMEALKEHQIKNNENLKKIAEEHSYLSKMYKEIKRRRALVEDVKIEEQMKENCVVEIDGVQIMEDNFVRIFAPGGHLHDDVVGVLRFIWMKSWDDQIVLSMGAVEQLLGMNKRSGYLEREFRSCDIERRSCDLKKTIYVPFCKGTHWSLVVVEPDLDVITVFDSYYDLEKSEENHQQLINALKNHLGSLGLQGPKYIISTPEVQKQNNLDDCGFHMLMYIMQYKDGNYNNISEDEICMCRKRIARFLLEHEDNKFRGAFSNKHVKTTKKQPEKKATKSDEDKVKGTKDGDKGEFQRIQGEFQRIQATYSRLDGRSIPSALDCSLRRRMKVQVDRSASPFTKPDGITQNLGDKDMRLQLFNKIIDNEELSSVSFLSLRHKARLTDQWQLSGHDISKNFGEKNCSEDTVCVDTVMSFYIRCLIADETEHGSAGYRIFLDPKISVSANFASLELILVDTDNYNAENVAEELKYCYSSQDILRARHNHWTLYVINKNYEQIDILDSLANKKYHYSIAGAVRTKLSAVISLVAKEHPDFSDSHKLEFFELGADWKSGELRIDNLWLVVPWADLLPEACDLVLDHLDVISEN; encoded by the exons ATGGCACGCAAAAAAAATCGTATAGTAGCCGGGAACGAGGATGAGGAGGTATCCGGGAACGAGGATGGGGAGGTATCCAGGAACGAGGATGAGGAATACAAGGATGATGGTGGAAACCAGGATGAAGACGATGATGGTGGACACCAAGATGAAGATAAG CAGACAAAGGGCAAGAAAAAGAAATGTAACATAGGTTCACATTGTGAACCTAATTCCATCATTAAGGCAGTTGATGCTCTATCAGATTCTGCAAAATCAGTAGTGAGAGCTTCTGGTTTTGGTGCCTTTCTTCGGATGGATATTACAACTCTTTATTCCATTGATACtatcatgtatctgatgaacaatTGTGATGTGAGCTCTGATGGTGAATCATTCACCGTTGTTGTATCAGAAGACAATCAAATAGAGGTCACACCTGAGTTTGTCAAAGAATGCTTTGGTATCCCTGATGGAGACAAATCACTAGAGGATCACTGGGGCAATGAGTACAATAAGTTTTGGCAACGCATGAAAGATCTTGGATATGCAGTCACTGCTAAAGTGAACTCTAGAGGTAAAATTCAAGAGAACAAGAAACTCCCCATCACCGAGATAATCGAATACATCAAAACTGTGAAAGATAAGCATTCGGAAGCCCGTGCTTTCTTCATGATTCTGCTATGCAAGATGTTGTTACCCACTCAGAGCAATGTACCCACTCCGCAGCACGTGGGGATGTGCTCGTACATTGATGAAGCCAAAAGCTATAATTGGTGCAAATATATTTGTCAGAATCTGAAAAGTAAGATCTCTACATGGAAGCAAAGGGAGAAACAACCATCAAAAATCGAGGGGTGCGCACTTCTGCTGTTG ATGTGTTTGCATCAAGCTCTTAAGCCGCAACTTGCGCTGGATGGTACACAAGCTGATCCACTCATCAATCGCTACAATGACAAAACAATTGCAAAACTGGTCAAGGGCATGAATCTCCGGCAAGAG GTTGTCAAGCACAAGGACAACATAGTCAAGAAACCAGTCCAGAAACCAGCATCCCGAAAGCAAAAGGTTGTCCCTCTGCCTGCAACTAAAGGACCTTCCAAAAATCTAGAG GACCACATCATTGAAATTGCATCTGTGCAACACTTTCTCAATGAAAGTGAGGTTGACAAGGATGAGGAGGGCATCCTTTTAAAAGAAATGAAGAGCTGTCAAGACAAGTTGATGGAAGCATTAAAGGAACACCAGATCAAAAATAACGAAAATTTAAAGAAAATTGCGGAGGAACATTCATACTTGTCTAAGATGTACAAAGAAATCAAACGCAGGCGGGCCCTAGTTGAAGATGTGAAAATAGAAGAGCAGATGAAGGAAAATTGTGTGGTGGAAATAGATGGAGTTCAGATAATGGAGGATAATTTTGTTCGTATCTTCGCACCAGGTGGTCATTTGCACGATGACGTTGTGGGAGTTCTGAGGTTCATTTGGATGAAATCATGGGATGACCAGATTGTTCTTTCAATGGGTGCTGTT GAACAATTGTTAGGGATGAATAAAAGATCTGGTTATCTTGAAAGAGAATTCAGAAGCTGTGACATAGAAAGACGAAGCTGTGACCTAAAGAAAACA atttatgTCCCTTTCTGTAAGGGAACACACTGGTCCCTGGTTGTGGTAGAACCAGATTTAGATGTTATAACTGTATTTGATTCCTATTATGATTTGGAGAAAAGCGAAGAAAATCATCAACAACTG ATAAATGCACTTAAAAACCATCTTGGTTCACTAGGCCTGCAAGGTCCAAAATACATCATTTCAACGCCAGAAGTTCAGAAGCAAAATAACCT TGACGATTGTGGTTTTCATATGCTTATGTACATAATGCAATATAAGGATGGAAACTACAACAACATTAGTGAG GACGAAatctgcatgtgccgcaaacGGATTGCGAGGTTCCTCCTTGAACATGAAGACAACAAGTTCAGGGGTGCATTTTCAAACAAGCATGTGAAAACGACGAAAAAGCAACCAGAGAAAAAAGCAACCAAATCGGATGAGGACAAGGTCAAGGGGACCAAGGATGGGGACAAGGGGGAGTTCCAAAGAATCCAGGGGGAGTTTCAAAGAATCCAAGCAACCTATTCAAGACTGGATGGAAGAAGTATCCCATCTGCTCTGGATTGTTCATTAAGGAGAAGGATGAAAGTCCAAGTAGACCGCTCAGCCTCCCCTTTCACAAAACCAGATGGTATAACCCAGAATCTGGGTGATAAAGATATGCGATTGCAACTCTTCAACAAGATAATTGACAATGAAGAATTGAGCAG TGTTTCGTTCTTGAGTCTTCGTCACAAGGCTAGATTAACTGATCAATGGCAATTATCGGGACATGATATTTCAAAAAACTTTGGGGAGAAAAATTGTTCTGAAGACACGGTGTGTGTAGACACGGTGATGTCATTTTACATACGATGCCTCATTGCTGATGAAACGGAACATGGAAGTGCGGGCTACAGGATCTTCCTTGATCCAAAAATTTCTGTAAGTGCAAATTTTGCAAGCCTG GAATTGATCTTGGTTGACACGGATAATTATAATGCTGAAAATGTTGCTGAAGAACTCAAGTATTGTTACAGTAGTCAGGATATTTTGAGAGCGAGGCAT AATCACTGGACACTATATGTCATCAACAAAAACTATGAACAAATTGATATACTGGATTCGCTTgccaacaaaaaatatcactacAGCATTGCTGGGGCGGTAAGGACGAAGCTGAGTGCTGTTATTTCGTTGGTCGCAAAGGAACACCCTGACTTCTCAG ATAGTCATAAACTTGAGTTTTTTGAACTTGGAGCTGATTGGAAATCTGGAGAACTTAGGATTGATAATTTGTG GTTAGTCGTCCCATGGGCCGACCTCCTGCCGGAAGCGTGCGACCTCGTCCTGGACCACCTCGACGTCATCAGCGAAAATTGA